From Chloroflexota bacterium, the proteins below share one genomic window:
- a CDS encoding HAMP domain-containing protein has translation MFHNLRWRIASPYIALVLLLMAALTVYMSDFVRGVYVEDLHAQLLSEARLSAEALGEVLAQGSSAADLDAIAKRWALQLEARVTIIAPDGVVLGDSHEDRTRMDNHLSRPEVQQALASGQGSSTRFSATMGYEMMYTAVPVRVDEKVEAIVRVARPLGMIEIHTANLRRSILLAALVASALAALLAVLIAERIVRPIRHLTREARRMAEGDLGAPVVPNTRDEIGQLGYAFNRMAVELREKMEAVGEERRLLATVLSRMADGAIITDGTGRVRLINPAAARLLGTTEEKAVGRPFAQVARHHRLIDLWRRSRERGEELEETIEMYRQDVFLRAIVTPLEEDEGAGDTLTIIQDLTRVRRLETVRRDFVSNVSHELRTPLASLKALVETLRDGALEDPKAAARFLNSVETEVDALTQMVQELLDLSRVESGQVPLNLVPADVRELLLQPAERLRPQAERAGLTLVVEVPSDLPRVLADVERMQQVVINLLHNAIKFTPPGGRVTLSAAVAGDEVVVSVRDTGVGIAAEDLPRIFERFYKADRARSGGGTGLGLAIAKHIVQAHGGRIWAESVEGRGSTFYFTLRIAGAPDAKL, from the coding sequence ATGTTTCACAACCTCCGCTGGCGCATTGCCTCGCCTTATATCGCTCTGGTGCTCCTGCTCATGGCGGCCCTGACGGTGTACATGTCGGACTTTGTGCGTGGCGTGTATGTGGAAGATCTGCACGCGCAACTGTTGTCCGAGGCCCGCCTGTCTGCGGAGGCGCTGGGGGAGGTGCTTGCCCAGGGCTCCTCGGCAGCCGATCTGGATGCCATCGCGAAGCGCTGGGCGCTTCAGTTGGAGGCCCGCGTTACGATCATCGCGCCCGACGGCGTGGTGCTCGGCGATTCGCACGAAGATCGGACGCGCATGGACAATCATCTATCGCGCCCCGAAGTTCAGCAAGCGTTGGCCAGCGGGCAGGGCAGCAGCACGCGGTTTAGCGCAACGATGGGCTACGAGATGATGTACACCGCGGTGCCGGTGAGGGTGGACGAGAAGGTGGAGGCTATCGTGCGTGTGGCGCGTCCGCTGGGGATGATTGAGATTCATACGGCTAATCTGCGGCGGAGCATCTTGCTTGCGGCGCTGGTCGCTTCTGCGCTGGCGGCGCTTCTGGCGGTGCTCATCGCCGAGCGCATTGTGCGCCCGATACGTCATTTGACGCGCGAAGCGAGGCGGATGGCCGAGGGGGATCTGGGCGCGCCAGTTGTGCCGAATACCCGCGATGAAATTGGCCAACTGGGTTATGCCTTCAATCGGATGGCTGTTGAGTTGCGGGAAAAAATGGAGGCCGTGGGCGAGGAGAGGCGGCTGCTGGCCACGGTGCTTTCGCGCATGGCCGACGGCGCGATCATCACAGATGGCACCGGGCGTGTCAGGCTGATCAACCCCGCTGCCGCACGGCTGTTGGGCACGACCGAGGAGAAGGCGGTAGGTCGCCCCTTTGCGCAGGTAGCACGGCATCACAGGCTCATTGACCTATGGCGGCGGAGCCGAGAGCGCGGCGAGGAATTGGAAGAGACCATAGAGATGTACCGCCAAGATGTCTTTCTGCGAGCCATCGTAACGCCTCTTGAAGAAGATGAGGGCGCCGGGGACACGCTGACCATAATCCAAGATCTGACTCGTGTGCGGCGGCTGGAAACCGTCCGACGCGATTTCGTCAGCAATGTCTCACACGAATTGCGCACGCCTTTGGCCTCGCTGAAGGCGCTGGTGGAAACGCTGCGCGATGGGGCGCTAGAGGACCCCAAGGCGGCGGCGCGATTCCTCAACAGCGTGGAGACCGAGGTGGATGCGCTGACCCAGATGGTGCAGGAACTGTTGGATCTGTCGCGCGTGGAATCGGGACAGGTCCCGTTGAATCTCGTGCCCGCCGACGTCCGAGAATTGCTCCTGCAACCGGCCGAGCGGCTACGCCCTCAGGCCGAACGAGCCGGACTGACCCTCGTTGTGGAAGTGCCTTCGGATTTGCCGCGCGTCCTTGCGGATGTGGAGCGCATGCAGCAGGTGGTCATCAATTTGCTGCACAATGCGATCAAGTTCACGCCGCCAGGCGGGCGGGTAACCCTTTCTGCTGCGGTTGCTGGCGACGAAGTGGTCGTGTCGGTGCGCGACACCGGGGTTGGGATCGCCGCCGAGGACTTGCCCCGCATCTTTGAGCGGTTTTACAAGGCCGACCGCGCCCGTTCAGGCGGCGGGACCGGCCTGGGCCTCGCCATCGCGAAGCACATCGTCCAGGCGCACGGGGGGCGCATCTGGGCCGAGAGTGTGGAGGGAAGGGGCAGTACCTTCTACTTCACCCTACGGATCGCCGGGGCCCCCGACGCGAAACTTTAA
- the pstS gene encoding phosphate ABC transporter substrate-binding protein PstS produces MRKVLFVTLVLAMLLSACGGAQPTTAPTAAPTTAPANTPIPALTPTATPLPPGSIQINGAGATFPLPVYTEWAYAYQYVDPAVVINYQGIGSGGGKKAIVDGTVDFAGSDSLLKDEEYQAGGDLQMYPMLAGAVVVIYNIKWAQEFPSGTKAPALVLDRQTLVDIYSAKILKWNDPAILALNPGLKGYLPDAPITAVHRSDGSGTTEIFTKALSAFSAEWKSSVGAGSSVQWPVDTAGNGVGGKGNQGVAAAVQNTPNSLGYVELSYAVSNKLAYADLVNKAGKAVKANAKSVEAAMADFANAFDAKFTATIVDAPGEGSWPIVGYTYLILRTKSMKDCLKAQKLLEYIRWTLTDAGAGKRAAELGYSVLPPAVRDAVLAKLGEITCGGQPVLK; encoded by the coding sequence ATGCGTAAAGTACTGTTCGTAACCCTTGTGTTGGCGATGCTGCTTTCGGCGTGCGGGGGCGCGCAGCCGACGACAGCACCGACCGCGGCCCCTACCACGGCGCCGGCGAACACACCGATCCCGGCGCTCACCCCCACGGCTACTCCGCTGCCGCCCGGGTCCATCCAGATCAATGGTGCGGGTGCGACGTTCCCGCTACCGGTGTACACCGAGTGGGCCTACGCCTACCAGTACGTGGACCCCGCGGTGGTAATCAACTACCAGGGCATCGGCTCTGGCGGTGGCAAGAAGGCGATCGTTGACGGTACCGTGGACTTTGCCGGCTCCGACTCGCTCCTGAAAGACGAGGAATACCAGGCTGGCGGAGACCTGCAAATGTACCCCATGCTGGCGGGGGCAGTCGTTGTGATCTACAACATCAAGTGGGCGCAGGAGTTCCCGTCGGGAACCAAGGCGCCTGCCCTGGTGTTGGATCGGCAAACTCTGGTGGACATCTACAGCGCGAAAATCCTGAAGTGGAACGATCCCGCCATCCTTGCGCTGAATCCCGGCCTGAAGGGCTACCTGCCTGATGCGCCCATCACAGCGGTCCATCGCTCCGATGGCTCTGGCACGACTGAAATCTTCACCAAGGCGCTGTCGGCCTTCAGCGCGGAGTGGAAGAGCAGCGTCGGGGCCGGCTCGTCGGTGCAGTGGCCGGTTGACACCGCCGGCAACGGCGTGGGTGGCAAGGGTAACCAGGGTGTGGCCGCCGCAGTGCAGAACACGCCGAACTCGCTCGGCTACGTGGAACTGTCCTATGCCGTGTCCAACAAGCTGGCCTACGCCGACCTGGTCAACAAGGCCGGAAAAGCGGTCAAGGCGAACGCGAAGAGCGTGGAAGCGGCCATGGCCGACTTCGCCAATGCCTTTGATGCGAAGTTCACGGCGACCATCGTGGATGCGCCTGGTGAGGGTTCCTGGCCCATCGTTGGGTACACCTACCTGATCCTGCGCACCAAGAGCATGAAGGATTGCCTCAAGGCTCAGAAGTTGCTTGAGTACATCCGCTGGACCTTGACCGACGCCGGCGCTGGGAAGCGGGCTGCCGAACTGGGCTATTCGGTCCTGCCCCCTGCAGTGCGCGACGCCGTACTGGCCAAACTTGGAGAGATTACGTGCGGGGGCCAGCCTGTTCTCAAGTAG
- a CDS encoding arsenate reductase ArsC: MMDRKRVLFLCTGNSARSQMAEGLVNHFLGDKWQAQSAGTNPAGYVHPMAIQVMAELGIDLSGARSKSVDEFRGAEFDLIITVCDHAAENCPLWLGKGRRVHVGFRDPAAAEGSEAERLEVFREVRDDIRREVFAVLDQVEGS; this comes from the coding sequence ATGATGGACAGGAAGCGAGTGCTGTTCTTGTGCACGGGGAACTCGGCCCGCAGTCAGATGGCCGAAGGGCTGGTCAATCACTTCCTGGGCGACAAGTGGCAGGCTCAGTCGGCGGGCACAAATCCGGCAGGATACGTGCACCCCATGGCCATCCAGGTCATGGCGGAACTGGGCATAGACCTCTCCGGCGCGCGGTCCAAGTCTGTGGATGAGTTTCGCGGAGCCGAGTTTGATTTGATCATCACGGTCTGCGATCACGCCGCCGAGAACTGCCCGCTGTGGCTGGGCAAAGGGCGCAGGGTTCACGTTGGCTTCCGCGACCCCGCGGCTGCGGAGGGTAGCGAAGCGGAGCGCCTGGAGGTTTTCCGCGAGGTGCGCGATGACATTCGCCGCGAAGTGTTTGCGGTGCTAGACCAGGTGGAAGGGAGTTAG
- the pstA gene encoding phosphate ABC transporter permease PstA, with protein MTVLESQPTVNQMALGVRRKATNAIMLSLTGVMTLLALVPLFWIIGYVVYRGGQSLDWAFFTQLPKPLGMEGGGILHALEGTIVMTILAAVFATPPGVLAAFYSAYHPNTPLGVVVRFSTDVLSGVPSIVIGLFGYAVLVVPAGHYSALAGGAALAIVMLPTIVRTTDEMLKMVPHSLREASLALGAPEWKTSLQVIFPAALNGIITGFLLAVARAAGETAPLLFTALGNERYEIGLIIRNGLAQRQSALQIIGRIVDQPVDSLPLTLWKYAQQPYPERIEQSWTIALVLMILVLFLNIIARLWVEARRRRLQG; from the coding sequence ATGACCGTTCTGGAATCGCAGCCTACGGTGAATCAGATGGCCTTGGGGGTGCGGCGCAAAGCCACCAACGCGATTATGCTCTCCCTGACGGGCGTGATGACCCTGTTGGCGCTTGTCCCGCTGTTTTGGATTATCGGGTATGTGGTGTACCGAGGCGGCCAATCGCTGGATTGGGCTTTCTTCACCCAGTTGCCGAAGCCCTTGGGTATGGAGGGCGGCGGAATCCTGCACGCGCTTGAGGGCACAATTGTGATGACCATCCTGGCGGCGGTCTTCGCCACCCCACCAGGGGTACTTGCCGCCTTCTACAGCGCGTATCACCCGAATACGCCTCTGGGTGTCGTTGTGCGGTTCAGCACCGATGTGCTGTCGGGCGTGCCGTCCATTGTCATCGGTCTGTTCGGGTATGCCGTCCTCGTGGTGCCCGCCGGACATTATTCCGCACTTGCGGGTGGGGCAGCGTTGGCTATCGTGATGCTGCCCACCATCGTTCGGACGACCGACGAAATGCTCAAGATGGTGCCGCACTCCCTGCGCGAAGCCTCGCTGGCGCTGGGTGCGCCGGAGTGGAAGACTTCGCTACAGGTCATTTTCCCTGCCGCTCTCAACGGTATCATCACGGGGTTCCTTCTCGCTGTGGCGCGCGCGGCAGGGGAAACCGCCCCGCTACTGTTTACGGCGCTGGGTAATGAGCGCTACGAAATCGGTCTGATCATCCGAAACGGGTTGGCGCAGCGTCAGAGCGCGCTCCAGATCATTGGGCGGATTGTGGACCAACCGGTTGACTCGTTGCCGCTGACCCTGTGGAAGTACGCCCAGCAACCCTACCCAGAGCGTATTGAACAATCCTGGACGATTGCCCTGGTGCTGATGATTCTCGTCTTGTTTCTCAATATCATCGCTCGCTTGTGGGTTGAAGCCCGCAGGCGGCGTCTGCAGGGTTGA
- the pstC gene encoding phosphate ABC transporter permease subunit PstC has product MFAQFKTLLASPSPAWLKRLYGHGDPIWKLLLILGSVLVAVLIIAIGWMLWNQSADARAEFGWGFLLPTLDARWDPVADSFRAWPFVYGTLVTSLVAILLAVPMSVGVAIFLAELCPSWLRLPLNWMIELLAAIPSVVYGLWGIFVFLPKTVPLVGGVLSKTLGQIPVLSTLFAGPVPQSGASRLGAAFILTIMIMPTITAVTRDVLLSIPNSQREASLALGSTKWEAIWRVLLPYGLSGILGAVLLGLGRALGETMAVTMVIGNSITARPTLLSPGYTMASVIANEFAEAVSKLHSQVLIEIGLVLFFLTLVLNVAARFLVWSVARRTSCEVRL; this is encoded by the coding sequence ATGTTTGCTCAGTTCAAGACCCTTCTTGCATCTCCTAGTCCTGCCTGGCTTAAGCGACTTTACGGCCATGGCGACCCGATTTGGAAACTTTTGCTGATCCTCGGTTCAGTGCTGGTGGCGGTGTTGATCATCGCCATTGGCTGGATGCTTTGGAATCAATCGGCTGATGCCCGCGCCGAGTTCGGTTGGGGATTTCTTCTGCCGACTTTGGATGCCCGTTGGGACCCTGTTGCGGACAGTTTTCGGGCTTGGCCGTTTGTTTATGGCACGTTGGTAACGTCTTTGGTCGCGATTTTGCTGGCAGTGCCCATGAGCGTGGGCGTTGCGATCTTTCTGGCTGAACTTTGTCCCTCATGGCTTCGCCTTCCGTTGAACTGGATGATAGAGTTGCTCGCTGCCATTCCCAGCGTAGTGTACGGACTGTGGGGCATCTTCGTGTTTCTGCCGAAGACCGTGCCGCTTGTGGGAGGCGTGCTGTCCAAGACGCTTGGCCAGATTCCGGTGCTGAGCACGCTGTTCGCCGGCCCGGTGCCGCAGAGTGGCGCCTCTCGGTTGGGGGCGGCCTTCATCCTTACCATCATGATCATGCCAACCATCACGGCGGTAACCCGCGATGTGTTGCTCTCCATTCCCAACAGTCAGCGCGAGGCGTCCCTGGCGCTTGGCTCTACCAAATGGGAGGCCATTTGGAGAGTGCTGCTCCCCTACGGCCTTTCGGGCATTCTGGGAGCAGTTCTCCTGGGCCTGGGCCGCGCCCTGGGCGAGACGATGGCGGTAACGATGGTCATCGGCAATTCCATCACCGCGAGGCCGACCCTGCTGTCTCCGGGCTACACCATGGCCAGTGTCATCGCCAACGAATTCGCCGAAGCCGTCTCCAAACTGCACAGCCAGGTGCTGATTGAAATCGGCCTTGTGCTGTTCTTCTTGACGCTTGTGCTAAACGTGGCCGCAAGGTTTCTCGTGTGGAGTGTGGCGCGGCGGACGTCGTGTGAGGTGCGTCTATGA
- a CDS encoding response regulator transcription factor: MGGTVLVVEDEPTLLETLAYNLTRQGYHVITASDGMMAVEQARRERPDVIVLDIMLPKMDGFEVCRTLRKEMNVPILMLTARDDEIDKVVGLEVGADDYLTKPFSMRELLARVKALLRRVRLIHEEMAATTAVPASERLVFGDLVLDLSRGEVRLGDRAIPLKPKEYELLVFLARNRGMALSRDLILERVWGWDFAGGTRTVDVHVRWLRQKIERDPAQPTRIVTVRGIGYRFDG; encoded by the coding sequence ATCGGAGGGACGGTCCTTGTCGTAGAGGACGAGCCGACGCTCCTGGAGACTTTGGCGTACAATCTCACGCGCCAGGGCTATCACGTGATCACGGCATCCGATGGCATGATGGCTGTGGAGCAGGCGCGGCGCGAGCGGCCAGACGTGATCGTGCTGGACATCATGCTGCCCAAGATGGACGGCTTTGAAGTCTGCCGCACCCTGCGCAAGGAGATGAATGTCCCCATCCTGATGTTGACCGCCCGCGATGATGAGATTGACAAGGTAGTGGGGCTGGAGGTGGGCGCGGACGATTACCTTACCAAACCCTTCTCCATGCGCGAACTCCTGGCCCGTGTGAAGGCCCTGCTGAGGCGCGTGCGCCTCATCCACGAGGAAATGGCCGCGACGACCGCCGTGCCCGCTTCGGAACGACTGGTCTTTGGCGACCTCGTGCTGGATTTGTCGCGCGGTGAAGTGCGCCTGGGAGACCGAGCCATTCCGCTGAAACCGAAGGAGTACGAATTGTTGGTCTTCCTGGCCCGAAACCGCGGCATGGCGCTGTCGCGCGACCTGATTCTGGAGCGCGTTTGGGGCTGGGATTTCGCGGGCGGAACCCGCACCGTGGATGTGCATGTGCGGTGGCTGCGGCAGAAGATTGAGCGCGACCCCGCGCAACCAACGCGAATCGTTACGGTGCGGGGCATTGGGTACCGTTTTGATGGGTAA
- a CDS encoding phosphate ABC transporter ATP-binding protein encodes MAAKVATHVYVENSRLQPTSDLRTKVDIRNVSVYYGKFRALKEVSMAVYANRITAIIGPSGCGKSTLLRSLNRMTGLTPNARVEGEILLDGEDINAPNVDVVDVRRRVGMVFQRPNPFPKSIYDNVAYGPRLYGIRKKRDLDEIVVRSLQQAALWDEVKDKLHQSALALSGGQQQRLCIARAIAVRPEVILMDEPASALDPIATLKIEDLMHELVERYTIIIVTHNMQQAARVADYTAFLMMGEDRAGYLVEYGLTRDLFTKPKDKRTEDYITGRFG; translated from the coding sequence ATGGCAGCCAAAGTGGCAACGCACGTGTACGTAGAAAACAGCAGGTTACAGCCGACATCTGACCTGCGCACCAAGGTGGATATCAGGAATGTCTCGGTGTACTATGGCAAGTTCCGCGCTTTGAAAGAGGTCAGCATGGCGGTATATGCCAATCGGATCACGGCTATCATCGGGCCTTCGGGGTGCGGCAAATCCACGCTCCTGCGCTCGCTCAACCGCATGACCGGTCTGACGCCCAATGCGCGAGTGGAGGGTGAGATTCTTCTGGACGGCGAGGACATCAACGCGCCCAACGTGGACGTGGTTGACGTGCGCCGCCGCGTCGGGATGGTGTTTCAGCGACCCAATCCGTTCCCCAAGAGCATCTACGACAATGTGGCCTATGGCCCGCGCCTGTACGGCATCCGCAAGAAGAGGGATTTGGATGAGATCGTTGTTCGGTCTTTGCAGCAGGCTGCCCTGTGGGATGAGGTCAAGGACAAACTCCATCAGAGCGCGCTGGCGCTGTCGGGCGGGCAGCAACAGCGGCTGTGCATCGCCCGCGCCATCGCGGTCAGGCCGGAGGTAATCCTGATGGATGAGCCTGCTTCGGCGCTGGATCCGATTGCCACGCTGAAGATAGAGGACCTGATGCACGAACTGGTGGAGCGGTACACGATTATCATCGTTACCCACAACATGCAGCAGGCGGCGCGGGTTGCAGACTACACCGCGTTCCTGATGATGGGCGAAGATCGCGCGGGGTACTTGGTGGAGTATGGCCTGACCCGCGACCTGTTCACCAAGCCCAAGGACAAGCGCACGGAAGATTATATCACGGGGAGGTTCGGATGA